TGTTGGAGAGtatgtgttttttctgaaaacaagaactAATGCTTTTGGTGCAAAGGttaattttaaattcagagaATCCCCTTGTTTTAATAAAGGGacaaaaaaagtctgttattAATGTAGGACCTAGCACAGGACTGAAGCTTTCCTTTTAGCTTTAGGGAGTGAGGGAAGTGACTCACAACTGTCCTTATGCTGTTTTTTGCTTATCCAAGAAGAATGTTTGGACCATTATCAAAATGTGTAGCTCTTACGCTTCTCATCTGCAGGCCTGCAAAGGCTTGAATCAATGGACACTTTACAGACAGAACTGTCACATAAAATGCCTTGCCACCAGTCATCAAGTAAGAAGTAACACAGGTATTTGCCACCTGAGTTCAGTGCTCTGTCCACCATACCATTCTAAGGTCTTAATTCAAGTAAAACCATAGCTAAGTTAGCCCTACTCTGCATGATGGTTAAACCAGAAGATCTTAGGAGGCCCCTTCTAACCTGTATTATTCTGCAATTTTTACAATACAACTCATTAGCTCTTCACCGAGAATTTTACCAAATTTTGGACTTCTGGATTTGATTCTAGAGTCAGGAGCTGCTTTAATGCAGATACTTTAAAAACCATTTTCCTTGCCTTAGCTGAAAACAAATCTTAACCAGTGGAACATTTCAATGAAATTAAGTATGTTGCATGGAGTATTATAGCAGGAGTTGAATACTATGGTGACCAGCTGGCTCATTTTAAAGCCACCACATGTGATGCATGAGGAACCTGCTGCACTTTCTAATGCAATACCAGGCTTGGCAAAGCAAGCCTGGCCCTGCCCTCCATTCTAAATGCAGAAAAGTAACAAACTACAGTTGGTGCACTAGTAACAGAATAAGTAACCATAAATCATTAGCTTATTCATGATTGCACGTGCTTCTGGACAAAAAAGGCCACCACGCACTACTTGATTTTCATCTAGTGCAAAGCCAAGCCCTTTTAGGAATATGTAAAGTAACAGTGAAGACTAAAGGTAAATGAAATACCAAgccatttatataaaaaatataaatactttattttcaacTAAAAAGGTGCAAACATGTAACTTTTGGTCACACTTCTCAACAAATAAACTGTCCAAAAAGAGCCATagtcaaagaaagaaacaaatgctcaAGCGGAAAGACTGATGAGCTACAGAAGAGCCATTTTTCTTAAAGCCACTTGTCCAATAAAGTAGAAGTAAATGTATTTTGCCAGATGACTGCTTTGTAAGGATACAGGCACCTCAACTCTAATACTCTCCATCTTGATCTCAACTCACCATTTGGCCCTATCTGAACAATTTCCACTAGAGTATTTATTTCATGCTTTGCATGCATTGTCAGACAAGCTTTAAATCCTACCTATCTTGTTCCAAGAAAGAAGGCTATCATTGAAATTTCAAAGCATTAAACAAAGGCACAaaactttaaattaatttagataactgtacaaatatatatacacacagtatttacaatattaataaaaagtagCTTGTTACAGGTAAATTAACTGCCACAAGCTGTCCAGTCTAATAGACATGATTCTGATTCTTGTTGACCAAGCCATATGAATCAGAGTGTCAGAGCTGAAACATTACTGTCCTGACTAACAGAACACCTTCTACTTAGCACTTTGCTGGGCGAGGGTTTGCATTCCAGCTGTTGCTGTCACTAAACCAGCGCCAGCAAACATGTTAATGGTCTCCTTCTCAATTGCACTACTAGATGAAGCACGCTGTACCACATTAAGGGAACATTTGCTTGACTCTGCTTTCCCTGCCTATTTCCCTTAACCCCTTCACACCACCTCACAAACAGCGTGTTCTGAAGCTGTGTCTTGCTGTGGTCCCACTGTCCATTTTACCTTCTTCTTCAAACCACCGTTTGGGGTCAGTAGAAAAATTGTCTTAAGTCACATGGAGCAGTttgttgaaattaaaaaaaaactgatttaaataCCTTGTGCTATTGAATCATGTTTACAAAATGAGATGCAAATCAGTTCAAGTTGAGAATCTAGTTAGCGTCTCCTTCTGGCTTTATGCCATGTCTCCATACATCTTTCTGTAGTACAGAGACTCAAAGATGTCATTGTCTCCAGGGCAGTTGTAGTGGCATGCGCAGGTCTTGATGaacatcattttccttttcatgatCTCCCCATCAGGGCACTTGAACTCCACGGGGAGGGTGGCTGTTCTGTGGGGCGTGCAGCAGCGCCCGTCAGTGCAGACACCACAGAACTTAGCTCTGTAGGTCTTCACGCTGGTGCAGCCAGACAGCTCAAACTTGATAGGCTTGGAGATTTTGGGGGTGCGAATGCactttttgcctttctgttaGGATATAAGTGAATACAAAATGTTTAGAAGGCAGGCTTTCACACAGCACTAAGTTTGCAAGCTAAGGGCAAGCAGACATACTAATCcttattatattttcattaagCAAGAGTATCTTACATAGTGCCATAACACAGCATGAGAGAAAATTTACTTGTAAACTATTCACCACTGGGGCAAAACTCAAATTTAAAGGGAAACCACTTGAAACTGACTACCTGTCAGAACTGCACATTTTTTTGGTAAGACACTGGGTTTTTGCTAGTGAATGGAAGCATCCTAGTAGATCATACATAAAGATGAGACTATTTACCTTGATGTTCTCCTCCAGGTCTGCTTCACAAGGTCTGACCATGCACAGTCTACTTTGTTTCTCCAGTCTACAGAAGGCATTGTCATTGGTGACCCTGGTTGAGATGCCCATGCCACAGGTCTTGGAGCAAGCACTCCATTCAGTGGTCTGCACCAGGCAGTTGGCACGCATCATTGTTGGGTCTGGACCGTAAGTATCTTCCAGTCTGTAAGCTGCAAGGGACAGACAGCCAGGATGAGACCACTGTCTGATCTCATGCCCCGCTAGAagctctcttccttttccttcgaAATTCAGGCAGCCATGCTTATCTGTGGGGTGACCCCACTAACCGCTGCACTCCAGCTGCCAGATGCCCTGCGTCAACCCATCCCACTGCCTTCAACCTCCATGCGGGGTGCCCCTTCCACCCAGGCTGCCATCTGCAGAGGGACCCCCACTCACCAGCGAGAGCAGGTCCCACGGCGGTCTGCTCTTTGGCCTCATCACAGACCCACTCCTCGCAGCACTTTCCAGGGAGCTTCACCCGGCGCGGGTAGGGGCAGTCAGGGCTGGGCAGGCGGACGTCCATGCTGCAGAGGGGCACGCAGCCCACCGCCCCGTCCAGGCAGGTGCACTGGTACTTGCAGCTGCTCTGGAAGGACTCGCCGCTCCGGTACACCATGCCGCCGAAGACGCACGGGGCGCCGTCCCGAGCTGCGAGGGGCAGGAGGCGGAGGGTGAGGCGGGAGGtgcagcggggcagggccgcagccccggcttccgccttccccagccccgcgggaccGCGTCCCTGTCCCCCCGGCTGGCGGTAGCCCCGGCCCCCACTCACCGGTGCAGACGCCGATCCTGCGGTTGGCGGGGGAGCCGAAGTCGCAGAAGAGCCCCTTGTGGTGGTCGCAGGGGTCGCGCTCGGTGCAGAGCTCGCCCAGCTGCCTGGCGCAGACgcggcagcagccgcagccgTCGGGCACCAGGGAGACGCCGGCGGGGCAGGtggggccgggccccgcgccgcaCTGGCACTGCCCGCTGCACTCCTGGCCCTGCGCCTCCTGCGAGCggcgggggagagagagaggggcgTCAGGACCGCCGCCGGGACcgcgccggccggggccggggcaggggcggcggcgccgcgggcggCGGCACTTACCGGGCTGAGGAGGGCGAGAAGAAGGGCTACGGCGAAGCTGGCAGGGGCCATCCTGCGGCGGTCGTCGGCTTGTGGGCGGCGCGGCGTCGGGCAGGCAGCGGCGTCGGGCTGCCCGGCGGAGGGGCTGTGAGGTGAGGTGAGCcgaggtgaggagaggagagtTT
The Mycteria americana isolate JAX WOST 10 ecotype Jacksonville Zoo and Gardens chromosome 3, USCA_MyAme_1.0, whole genome shotgun sequence genome window above contains:
- the CCN2 gene encoding CCN family member 2 codes for the protein MAPASFAVALLLALLSPEAQGQECSGQCQCGAGPGPTCPAGVSLVPDGCGCCRVCARQLGELCTERDPCDHHKGLFCDFGSPANRRIGVCTARDGAPCVFGGMVYRSGESFQSSCKYQCTCLDGAVGCVPLCSMDVRLPSPDCPYPRRVKLPGKCCEEWVCDEAKEQTAVGPALAAYRLEDTYGPDPTMMRANCLVQTTEWSACSKTCGMGISTRVTNDNAFCRLEKQSRLCMVRPCEADLEENIKKGKKCIRTPKISKPIKFELSGCTSVKTYRAKFCGVCTDGRCCTPHRTATLPVEFKCPDGEIMKRKMMFIKTCACHYNCPGDNDIFESLYYRKMYGDMA